Proteins from a single region of Salipiger sp. H15:
- a CDS encoding lipocalin: MSSLTRRLRSGAQIALVALAGLAGCAEKAPPPPVEIPLRNPTAPVGSQADAGLARLQGGWIVVEGAGMTPGAKIEIGSSEMRVDGVALPLREEMPGRLRVGAETVWVHWIDADNRTAAMGEPGGGRVWIMDRRGAPGERRTAAREILAWYGYDLGRMQRP, translated from the coding sequence ATGTCCAGCCTCACACGGCGTCTTCGTAGCGGAGCGCAGATCGCGCTCGTGGCCCTTGCGGGGCTTGCCGGATGCGCCGAAAAGGCGCCGCCGCCGCCGGTCGAGATCCCGCTGCGCAACCCCACCGCGCCGGTGGGCTCGCAGGCCGATGCCGGGCTCGCGCGCTTGCAGGGCGGCTGGATCGTGGTCGAGGGCGCGGGCATGACGCCGGGCGCGAAGATCGAGATCGGCAGCTCCGAGATGCGGGTGGATGGCGTGGCCCTGCCGCTGCGCGAGGAGATGCCGGGCCGCCTGCGGGTCGGCGCCGAGACGGTCTGGGTGCACTGGATCGACGCCGACAACCGCACCGCCGCGATGGGCGAGCCGGGCGGCGGGCGGGTCTGGATCATGGACCGCCGCGGCGCACCGGGCGAGCGGCGTACCGCCGCGCGCGAGATCCTCGCGTGGTACGGCTACGATCTCGGGCGTATGCAGCGCCCCTGA